Proteins co-encoded in one Candidatus Bathyarchaeota archaeon genomic window:
- a CDS encoding glucose 1-dehydrogenase: MRMEGKVAIISGGARGLGEAQALLFAKEGVKVVIGDMLENEAMKVVTEINDRGGEALFIKLDVTCEEDWRTIIDATIEQFGKLNVLVNNAGIGGDGRLSIEEVSEEMWDDVMAVNAKGVFFGTKLAIPEMLKTGGGSIINISSQIGIVGSDTSDLAYQASKGAVHIFTKAVALRYATKGIRVNSVHPGPVQTPMLAEGFIDEQRRRKVLSRIPMGRVGKPEEVAYGVLFLASDEASFVTGTELVIDGGYLAQ, encoded by the coding sequence ATGCGGATGGAAGGAAAAGTAGCCATAATTAGCGGAGGGGCACGTGGGCTAGGTGAAGCCCAAGCTCTATTGTTCGCCAAAGAAGGAGTAAAAGTTGTCATCGGGGATATGTTAGAAAACGAAGCCATGAAGGTTGTTACAGAAATCAACGACAGAGGTGGCGAAGCTCTTTTCATAAAATTGGATGTTACCTGCGAGGAAGATTGGCGAACGATTATAGATGCTACAATTGAACAGTTTGGTAAGCTTAATGTATTGGTAAATAACGCAGGCATTGGTGGCGACGGAAGACTCAGCATCGAAGAGGTGAGTGAAGAAATGTGGGACGATGTGATGGCTGTTAACGCCAAAGGTGTTTTTTTCGGTACCAAACTGGCCATACCCGAGATGCTAAAAACTGGTGGCGGTTCAATCATTAATATCTCATCGCAAATAGGAATAGTAGGTAGCGATACCAGCGACCTTGCCTACCAGGCATCAAAGGGTGCGGTGCACATATTTACCAAGGCTGTGGCGTTGCGATATGCTACAAAAGGTATTCGCGTCAATTCCGTGCATCCAGGCCCTGTACAGACGCCGATGTTAGCGGAAGGTTTTATCGACGAGCAGCGTCGAAGGAAAGTGCTCTCCAGGATACCCATGGGTCGGGTAGGGAAACCAGAAGAAGTAGCCTATGGTGTCCTGTTCTTAGCATCGGACGAGGCATCATTTGTAACGGGTACCGAATTGGTGATCGATGGAGGTTATTTGGCCCAATAG
- a CDS encoding mannonate dehydratase: MKRKETTSTTAKKTSNSQSDISSERPPERVQMKVGSQQGGITLKNLEFWARHGVFHVDGGAPKTIPGVGWDLEDSLAKKEACEKYGINLEAYHLPLSSYGLSGERGIETDPFRHIMLGKSPERDREIEMLQQMIRVAGESGVHLCTYNTVILPIERTGKTKDQLRGNASYNTWNYEKARRRDCTKTIAGDVSIDEIYDRITYLLDRLLPVAEAYGVKLGNHIADPPTPIGYRGITRWNSPDVFEGIKHFAQLYNSKSHGFLFCVGSISEGLSDPKTEIRPIIKWVGERNQIFSVHLRNIQGGFGRFMEVYPDNGDLDFLQVIRSLRDVGYSGMVMPDHVPFHEDSSSRLQAYAFAFGYIKALIHTANQES; this comes from the coding sequence ATGAAGAGAAAAGAAACCACAAGCACCACAGCAAAAAAAACAAGTAATTCTCAATCTGATATATCATCAGAAAGACCTCCCGAAAGAGTTCAGATGAAAGTCGGTAGTCAACAAGGCGGTATAACCTTGAAAAACCTTGAATTCTGGGCTCGGCATGGAGTCTTTCATGTCGACGGAGGAGCACCAAAAACAATTCCAGGGGTAGGATGGGATCTAGAGGATTCCTTAGCCAAGAAAGAAGCTTGCGAAAAATATGGGATAAACCTAGAGGCGTATCATCTGCCACTGAGCTCGTATGGATTATCTGGTGAAAGAGGAATTGAAACTGATCCATTCCGCCACATTATGCTTGGAAAAAGTCCTGAACGTGACAGGGAAATCGAAATGCTTCAACAAATGATTCGGGTCGCAGGGGAATCAGGTGTTCATTTGTGCACATATAATACCGTTATCCTTCCCATTGAAAGGACCGGTAAAACCAAAGATCAACTAAGGGGTAATGCCTCCTATAACACCTGGAATTATGAGAAAGCTCGAAGAAGAGACTGCACTAAAACAATTGCAGGTGATGTTTCTATTGACGAAATATACGATCGCATTACTTATCTTCTCGATAGATTGCTCCCGGTTGCCGAAGCATATGGGGTGAAATTAGGAAACCATATCGCAGATCCACCAACGCCTATAGGTTATAGAGGTATTACGAGATGGAACAGTCCGGATGTTTTTGAGGGCATCAAACACTTCGCTCAACTTTATAACAGCAAATCTCATGGCTTCCTGTTTTGTGTTGGTTCTATATCAGAAGGTCTGAGTGATCCTAAAACCGAAATTCGCCCTATCATTAAATGGGTTGGTGAGAGAAATCAAATTTTCAGTGTTCATCTAAGAAATATCCAAGGGGGATTTGGTCGTTTCATGGAAGTTTATCCGGATAATGGAGATCTGGATTTTCTTCAGGTTATAAGATCTTTGAGAGATGTTGGGTATTCTGGAATGGTGATGCCGGATCATGTCCCGTTTCACGAGGACTCAAGCAGTCGATTACAAGCGTATGCTTTTGCATTTGGCTATATCAAAGCGCTCATTCATACGGCTAATCAGGAATCCTAA